One stretch of Miscanthus floridulus cultivar M001 chromosome 18, ASM1932011v1, whole genome shotgun sequence DNA includes these proteins:
- the LOC136523240 gene encoding LOW QUALITY PROTEIN: uncharacterized protein (The sequence of the model RefSeq protein was modified relative to this genomic sequence to represent the inferred CDS: inserted 2 bases in 1 codon) gives MSAARSVHGPDFDPCTQEIDTELVMRLGGGKKHGRMWIADGTIDSTAVPDLSTIRARSTSESPAICTRPTVAQQRVNVLEARLEEEARQHQELQAQLMSQRQTYESRLTGITETYETRLSSITGFLQSLGQHTGLPVPPELLTPPPPPAASPWDGPTPENSSGGQAPRRRAASAQRGRGGQERRACSPPPAGSVCVYADALVAGMRVPLDPFFCEVLSHFGVAPSQLAPNCWRILAAFLXRMLKVKGLYCFAPKDTAGVLFTGLPDKIKGWKGGFFFLKSSAPWPCPVLWGEPTKKSTDDPVLTKEEKSAVAKLLRARGAAPIDVLLLTYLSEGDSAAATMTARAPKPPTPSPLDRTTGGKGMDPSTYAMMQNMRAEKAAAEAAAAATVAAKSEPGCSAPPGWTPSFGKKRAAEDNTKEATGHGSASVAPGFCTRQKRKLQHAPDRHDGDTIEWEAAQQLLQGVVTPARERAFLVADPFSVIATSYVATLQVRS, from the exons ATGtcggcggcaaggtcagtccatgggccagaCTTCGACCCGTGCACGCAGGAGATTGATACGGAgctcgtcatgaggttgggaggagggaagaagcACGGCCGCATGTGGATTGCCGATGGCACAATCGACTCGACCGCTGTCCCCGACCTCTCCACGATCCGAGCCcgaagcacgagcgagagcccggccatatgCACACGGCCGACCGTTGCACAGCAGCGGGTCAACGTCCTCGAG GCCCGGCTCGAAGAAGAAGCTCGGCAGCATCAAGAGCTGCAGGCGCAGCTGATGTCCCAGCGTCAGACCTATGAGAGTAGGTTGACGGGCATCACGGAGACCTATGAGACTCGGTTGTCGAGCATCACGGGCTTTCTTCAAAGCCTTGGGCAACATACGGGTCTTCCTGTGCCACCTGAGCTGCTcactccaccacctccacctgcagCCTCACCCTGGGATGGACCTacacct GAAAATTCGTCGGGCGGCCAGGCGCCCCGGCGTCGGGCGGCCAGTGCCCAGCGCGGTCGTGGCGGCCAGGAACGACGCGCGTGCTCGCCTCCACCCGCGGGCTCCGTCTGCGTGTACGCGGACGCGCTGGTGGCCGGGATGCGCGTCCCGCTCGACCCCTTCTTCTGCGAGGTGCTCTCGCACTTCGGCGTCGCCCCGAGCCAGCTCGCGCCCAACTGCTGGCGCATCTTGGCGGCCTTCCT GCGCATGCTGAAGGTTAAGGGCCTCTACTGTTTCGCGCCGAAGGACACAGCCGGTGTGCTCTTCACGGGGCTGCCGGATAAAATCAAGGGATGGAAGGGGGGCTTTTTCTTCCTGAAGTCGTCGGCGCCGTGGCCGTGCCCCGTGCTCTGGGGCGAGCCGACCAAGAAATCCACTGATGATCCGGTGCTCACCAAAGAGGAGAAGAGCGCGGTGGCGAAGCTGCTGCGTGCGCGCGGCGCCGCGCCGATTGATGTCCTGCTCCTGACTTACCTCAGCGAGGGCGATTCGGCCGCGGCAACGATGACCGCTCGTGCGCCAAAACCACCTACACCATCGCCTTTAGATCGTACTACTGGTGGCAAAG GAATGGATCCATCAACCTATGCCATGATGCAGAACATGCGGGCAGAGAAGGCGGCCGCcgaggcggcggcagcagcgacGGTCGCTGCGAAGAGTGAGCCCGGCTGCAGCGCCCCGCCGGGCTGGACACCGTCGTtcgggaagaagagggcggcggaggACAACACAAAGGAGGCCACTGGTCACGGGTCGGCTTCTGTCGCGCCCGGCTTCTGTACGCGCCAAAAACGAAAGCTGCAGCACGCACCGGACAGACATGACGGCGACACGATCGAGTGGGAGGCGGCGCAGCAGCTTCTGCAGGGCGTCGTCACGCCGGCGCGGGAGCGCGCGTTCTTGGTGGCGGATCCCTTCTCCGTCATCGCGACAAGCTACGTCGCGACGCTCCAGGTCCGATCCTGA